From Budorcas taxicolor isolate Tak-1 chromosome 19, Takin1.1, whole genome shotgun sequence, the proteins below share one genomic window:
- the ARL4D gene encoding ADP-ribosylation factor-like protein 4D, producing the protein MGNHLTEMAPTTSFLPHFQALHVVVIGLDSAGKTSLLYRLKFKEFVQSIPTKGFNTEKIRVPLGGSRGITFQVWDVGGQEKLRPLWRSYTRRTDGLVFVVDAAEAERLEEAKVELHRISRASDNQGVPVLVLANKQDQPGALSAAEVEKRLAVRELATATLTHVQGCSAVDGLGLQPGLERLYEMILKRKKAARAGKKRR; encoded by the coding sequence ATGGGGAACCACTTGACTGAGATGGCACCCACCACCTCCTTCTTGCCCCACTTCCAGGCCCTGCATGTTGTGGTCATTGGGCTGGACTCAGCTGGAAAGACCTCCCTTCTTTACCGCCTCAAGTTCAAAGAGTTTGTCCAGAGCATCCCCACCAAAGGCTTCAACACAGAGAAGATCCGGGTGCCCCTGGGGGGGTCCCGTGGCATCACCTTCCAAGTGTGGGACGTTGGGGGGCAGGAGAAGCTTCGACCGCTCTGGCGCTCCTACACACGCCGGACAGATGGCCTGGTGTTTGTGGTGGATGCTGCTGAGGCTGAGCGGCTGGAGGAGGCCAAGGTGGAGCTCCACCGAATCAGCCGGGCCTCGGACAACCAGGGTGTGCCTGTGCTGGTCCTGGCCAACAAGCAGGATCAGCCCGGGGCACTGAGCGCCGCCGAGGTGGAGAAGAGGCTGGCGGTCCGGGAGCTGGCTACTGCCACACTCACCCACGTGCAGGGCTGCAGTGCTGTGGATGGGCTGGGCCTGCAGCCAGGCCTGGAGCGCCTGTATGAGATGATCCTCAAGAGAAAGAAGGCTGCCCGGGCAGGCAAGAAGCGACGGTGA